A stretch of the Coprobacillus cateniformis genome encodes the following:
- a CDS encoding SIS domain-containing protein encodes MWTYIDEQKDVLTNILNQEEKILSSLPDAFINKKEIIITASGSSLNAAMLVKTMLEKEIGCLIQVETPFQLRYYSPLLHLPHKHKLLIVLSQTGKSIGTLECLQIAKNNYIPTIAITADNKSPIAIQADTHINMPCGKEPVGPKTKGFTATVLTLHLMIMKLFQLSSQSIIKEYHQSINELPQNIQHAKKWCEEHNEWESKSNEYCWIWNQLSNCT; translated from the coding sequence ATGTGGACATATATTGATGAACAAAAGGATGTATTAACAAATATCCTCAATCAAGAAGAAAAGATTCTATCTTCTCTTCCTGATGCATTCATTAATAAAAAAGAAATTATCATTACAGCCTCAGGGTCATCCCTCAATGCAGCAATGCTAGTGAAAACAATGTTAGAAAAGGAAATAGGTTGTTTGATTCAAGTAGAAACACCATTTCAATTAAGATATTATTCACCATTGTTACATCTTCCCCATAAGCATAAATTACTCATTGTTTTATCCCAAACAGGTAAAAGTATCGGAACATTAGAATGCTTACAAATCGCTAAAAATAACTATATTCCTACAATTGCCATTACAGCAGATAATAAGAGTCCAATTGCCATTCAAGCTGATACACATATCAATATGCCATGTGGTAAAGAACCTGTTGGTCCAAAAACAAAAGGATTTACTGCCACAGTCTTGACTCTTCATCTTATGATTATGAAACTTTTCCAATTATCATCACAGTCCATAATCAAAGAATATCATCAAAGCATAAATGAACTCCCTCAAAATATACAACATGCAAAAAAATGGTGTGAAGAACATAATGAATGGGAGAGCAAAAGCAATGAGTATTGTTGGATTTGGAATCAATTATCCAACTGCACGTGA